In Paramormyrops kingsleyae isolate MSU_618 chromosome 5, PKINGS_0.4, whole genome shotgun sequence, one DNA window encodes the following:
- the jpt2 gene encoding jupiter microtubule associated homolog 2, giving the protein MTSTNTFQGMDSCSKPSSRVLRPPGGGSSNLFGGDESPASPVKANKMASNIFVATEEPQSGAKRTNPPGGKSSGIFSEGQTPVSRPTAPSTSNIFVDSPSNPPSTRSHPNKPKDNIGINALPGPEVPKERNTPPRSAPGKEDTAPSAKELADQSSPQQNADNHEPRLGPKPRSHNKVIHPPGGKSSVVFY; this is encoded by the exons ATGACTTCGACAAATACGTTTCAGGGGATGGATTCCTGTTCCAAGCCCAGCTCCAG AGTGCTTAGACCACCAGGAGGAGGCTCCAGTAACCTGTTTGGAGGTGACGAGTCACCAGCTTCACCTGTGAAGGCAAACAAGATGGCCTCCAACATTTTTGTGGCCACCGAAGAGCCCCAGAGCGGCGCGAAAAGGACAAACCCCCCAG GGGGGAAGAGCAGTGGGATTTTCTCAGAGGGTCAGACGCCTGTCTCCAGACCGACTGCACCCTCCACAAGTAATATTTTTGTGGACTCACCAAGCAATCCGCCATCGACCCGCAGTCATCCCAACAAACCAAAG GACAACATTGGCATAAACGCCCTGCCTGGACCTGAAG TTCCAAAGGAGCGGAACACCCCGCCACGATCTGCGCCTGGCAAGGAGGACACGGCCCCCAGCGCCAAGGAGCTGGCAGACCAGTCCTCCCCCCAGCAGAATGCTGACAACCATGAGCCCAGGCTGGGCCCCAAGCCCCGCTCGCACAACAAGGTGATCCACCCCCCCGGCGGCAAATCCAGCGTGGTGTTTTACTGA
- the mfsd1l gene encoding lysosomal dipeptide transporter MFSD1: MGKPAEKAFYRFVVLFFNCMLTFGSYFCFDIPSVLQDQFQGNLTCPNATVQNGTAPNGTGECVEGLGMTPQEYNLLYAVYAWTNALVVIMAGFLIDKLGNRFGVFLFSFLTVLGSTIFALGSHFKGTSYLLPLMLTGRLVFGSGNGSLTIVQNRITAFWFKGKELALAFGLTLAFSRLGSVLNFFCTQRFESEYGMQWTLWGGTFLCVLGFLAAIAVSALDKVGMRQLGLDGAIQEESRKVRVQDFRKLSLRYWLLVLTIMFFYNGIFPFIADASKFIQDKYSDYSQKEAAYVAGAVYDSSLVLSAIVGILIDYVGLRGVFAVGCAVLTLPVFALLAFTFVPPLVSTIWLGVTYSFAAASMWPSIPLVVPQATLGTAMGLATSVQMIGIGLSNLIVGQILGTKSSDAKIPLWRWQRMMVFMLANTICCIMTSVVLNVVDHRQGGTLNKTTKRTAAQEDPSAADREPLLDEQEGQGVPNTPDSSSSSNRS, from the exons CCTTCTACCGCTTCGTAGTGCTGTTCTTCAACTGCATGCTCACCTTCGGCTCATACTTCTGCTTCGACATTCCTAGTGTACTTCAAGATCAGTTTCAAGGG AACCTGACGTGTCCCAATGCAACAGTACAGAATGGGACGGCACCCAATGGGACAGGCGAGTGTGTGGAGGGGTTGGGGATGACCCCCCAGGAGTATAACCTCCTATATGCAGTCTACGCCTGGAC AAACGCATTGGTGGTCATCATGGCTGGTTTCCTCATAGACAAGTTAGGAAATCGAT TTGGCGTCTTCCTCTTCTCCTTCCTGACTGTCTTGGGATCTACCATTTTCGCACTGGGCTCACATTTCAAGGGCACCAGCTACCTGCTACCCCTCATGCTCACAGGCCGCCTTGTCTTCGGATCCGGCAACGGCTCGCTGACCA TTGTGCAGAATCGAATCACGGCCTTCTGGTTCAAAGGAAAGGAGCTTGCCCTGGCTTTTGGTCTGACCCTGGCCTTCTCCCGCTTGGGCTCCGTCCTTAATTTCTTTTGCACCCAGAGGTTTGAGTCAGAATACGGGATGCAGTGGACGCTGTGGGGGG GCACCTTCCTTTGCGTGTTGGGCTTCCTGGCCGCCATCGCCGTCAGCGCGCTGGACAAGGTGGGCATGAGGCAGCTCGGCCTGGACGGCGCCATTCAGGAGGAGTCGCGCAAAGTG AGGGTGCAGGACTTCCGGAAGCTCTCCCTCCGTTATTGGCTGCTGGTGCTCACCATCATGTTTTTCTACAATGGGATCTTCCCCTTCATTGCGGATGCCag CAAGTTCATACAGGACAAGTACAGCGACTACAGTCAGAAGGAGGCCGCCTACGTGGCTGGAGCCGTCTACGACAGCTCCCTGGTCCTCTCTGCCATCGTGGGCATCCTGATC GACTACGTGGGCTTGCGCGGAGTCTTCGCCGTGGGCTGCGCCGTGCTCACGCTGCCCGTCTTTGCACTCCTGGCCTTCACCTTCGTGCCTCCACTGGTCTCCACCATCTGGCTGGGGGTCACCTACTCCTTTGCTGCC GCGAGTATGTGGCCTTCCATCCCGCTGGTTGTCCCGCAGGCCACCTTGGGTACGGCGATGGGCCTCGCCACCTCTGTCCAGATGATCGGCATCGGCCTGTCCAACCTCATCGTGGGCCAGATTTTGGGGACTAAATCCAG TGACGCCAAGATCCCACTATGGCGCTGGCAGAGGATGATGGTATTCATGCTGGCCAACACCATCTGCTGCATCATGACTTCAGTGGTGCTCAACGTGGTGGACCACCGCCAG ggTGGGACCTTGAATAAAACCACAAAGAGGACGGCAGCTCAGGAGGACCCCAGTGCTGCAGACAGGGAGCCCCTGCTGGATGAGCAGGAGGGCCAGGGTGTGCCGAACACCCCAGACAGCTCCTCGTCCAGTAACAGGAGCTAG